The Listeria sp. PSOL-1 genome includes a region encoding these proteins:
- the mecA gene encoding adaptor protein MecA, which yields MEIERINEDTIKFYISYLDLEERGFNQEDVWYDREKSEELFWEMMDELKFEEEFSPEGPLWIQVQALKNGLEVFVTKANLAGKNGGGFDLTLPETDELAEERIEKMLEENFNLAKREVVNEEDTLEFILEFRDFEDIVTMSQAVGLESLVTKLYYYKNKYLLHVEFPETQYDETNIDNVVSILLEYGNESNLTGYILEEYGKLILDTPALSQVKHYFK from the coding sequence ATGGAAATTGAACGAATTAATGAAGATACAATAAAATTTTATATCTCTTATCTGGATTTGGAAGAACGCGGGTTCAACCAAGAAGATGTTTGGTATGACCGCGAGAAAAGTGAAGAGCTTTTCTGGGAAATGATGGATGAGTTGAAATTTGAAGAAGAGTTCTCTCCTGAAGGTCCGCTCTGGATTCAAGTGCAGGCTCTAAAAAATGGGCTTGAAGTGTTTGTAACAAAAGCAAATCTTGCAGGGAAAAATGGAGGTGGCTTTGATTTAACGCTACCTGAAACTGATGAACTTGCAGAAGAGCGTATTGAAAAAATGCTAGAAGAAAATTTCAATTTAGCAAAAAGAGAAGTTGTGAATGAAGAAGACACACTCGAATTTATACTGGAGTTCCGCGACTTTGAAGATATCGTTACGATGAGTCAAGCAGTAGGTCTGGAATCTTTAGTAACGAAACTATACTACTATAAAAACAAATATCTCTTACACGTAGAGTTTCCAGAAACACAGTATGATGAAACAAACATTGACAATGTTGTAAGTATATTACTAGAATACGGGAATGAGTCTAATTTAACTGGATATATTCTAGAGGAATACGGTAAACTCATCTTAGATACGCCTGCCTTATCTCAAGTTAAACACTATTTCAAATAA
- a CDS encoding ABC transporter ATP-binding protein produces the protein MSERKKLLEIHHLKQYFNEGKPYEVRAVDDISFDIYQGETLGLVGESGCGKSTTGRTIIRLYNATDGEVLYDGKNVHGKKSRKELHEFRRKMQMIFQDPYASLNPRMKVRDIIAEGIKVHRLANSVEEINQRVYQLLETVGLSKEHAGRYPHEFSGGQRQRIGIARALAVQPEFIIADEPISALDVSIQAQVVNLLKELQKEKGLTYLFIAHDLSMVKYISDRIGVMYFGKLVELADANELYQAPLHPYTESLLSAIPLPDPDYERTRVRKTYDPGIHQYQADEELKMREIAPGHFVYCSEKEIEIYKEKHEKLVNVVK, from the coding sequence ATGAGTGAAAGAAAAAAATTACTTGAAATTCATCATTTAAAGCAATATTTTAACGAGGGAAAACCTTATGAAGTTCGAGCGGTAGACGATATTTCCTTTGATATTTATCAGGGAGAAACGCTTGGGCTTGTTGGCGAATCTGGTTGTGGTAAATCTACAACTGGGAGAACGATCATCCGTTTATACAATGCAACAGACGGTGAAGTCCTTTACGACGGGAAAAATGTTCATGGGAAAAAATCACGTAAAGAGCTTCATGAATTTCGTCGTAAAATGCAAATGATCTTTCAGGATCCATATGCCTCGCTTAATCCACGTATGAAAGTACGTGATATTATTGCAGAAGGAATCAAAGTTCATCGTTTAGCTAATTCCGTAGAAGAAATCAATCAGCGTGTTTATCAGTTACTGGAAACAGTCGGACTCAGCAAAGAGCATGCTGGACGCTATCCACATGAATTTTCAGGCGGGCAACGCCAACGTATTGGAATTGCTCGTGCACTTGCGGTTCAGCCTGAATTTATTATTGCAGATGAACCTATCTCAGCACTTGACGTATCAATTCAAGCACAAGTGGTTAATTTGTTGAAAGAATTGCAAAAAGAAAAAGGCCTAACCTATCTTTTCATTGCACATGATCTATCAATGGTTAAATATATTAGTGATCGCATTGGTGTTATGTATTTTGGTAAATTAGTTGAATTAGCTGATGCCAATGAATTATATCAGGCGCCACTTCATCCTTACACAGAATCACTGCTTTCTGCGATTCCATTACCGGATCCGGACTATGAAAGAACACGTGTAAGAAAAACGTATGATCCAGGAATTCATCAATATCAAGCAGACGAAGAACTGAAGATGCGCGAAATTGCGCCAGGACATTTTGTTTATTGTTCAGAGAAAGAAATAGAAATCTATAAAGAAAAACATGAGAAGCTTGTAAATGTTGTAAAATGA
- the spxA gene encoding transcriptional regulator SpxA, giving the protein MVTLYTSPSCTSCRKARAWLEEHEIPYKERNIFSEPLSPDEIKEILRMTEDGTDEIISTRSKTFQKLNVDLDSLPLQELIELIQKNPGLLRRPIIIDEKRLQVGYNEDEIRRFLPRKVRTYQLREAQKMVN; this is encoded by the coding sequence ATGGTAACGTTATACACTTCACCTAGTTGTACATCTTGCCGAAAAGCACGTGCATGGTTGGAAGAGCATGAAATACCTTACAAAGAAAGAAATATTTTTTCAGAACCACTAAGCCCTGATGAAATTAAGGAAATTCTTCGGATGACTGAAGATGGTACAGATGAGATTATCTCAACTCGTTCGAAAACTTTTCAGAAATTAAACGTTGATTTAGACAGTTTGCCACTGCAAGAATTAATTGAACTTATTCAAAAGAACCCTGGTTTATTGCGCCGTCCGATTATCATTGATGAAAAACGATTGCAAGTGGGCTATAATGAAGATGAAATTCGCCGCTTTTTACCAAGAAAAGTGCGTACTTATCAGCTTCGTGAAGCTCAGAAAATGGTTAATTAA